The Methylomusa anaerophila genome has a segment encoding these proteins:
- a CDS encoding nuclear transport factor 2 family protein, translating to MIFNPTNNEMKRESSREVFSKFCKSILEKDMSQFIELFDDNALFEFPYAPKGFTQKLEGKAAIYEYIKDFPQQFDVTRFSEPTFHFTLNPNIMIVEFEIEEGRTLTTSKPYLQKYISVIETKDNKIVHYKDYWNPVIALVALLDTASLQNALNEQ from the coding sequence ATGATATTCAATCCAACAAATAACGAAATGAAGCGGGAATCTTCCCGGGAGGTTTTCAGTAAATTTTGCAAATCTATTTTGGAAAAAGATATGAGTCAATTTATTGAACTTTTTGATGACAATGCGCTGTTCGAGTTTCCTTACGCTCCAAAAGGCTTTACTCAAAAACTTGAAGGGAAGGCTGCCATTTATGAATATATAAAAGACTTCCCTCAACAATTTGATGTCACACGGTTTAGTGAACCAACGTTTCACTTCACGTTGAACCCTAATATTATGATAGTCGAATTCGAAATTGAGGAAGGGCGAACCCTGACTACCAGCAAGCCCTATCTTCAGAAATATATCTCCGTCATCGAAACCAAAGATAATAAAATCGTCCATTACAAAGATTATTGGAATCCGGTAATAGCGCTTGTAGCGCTTTTGGATACAGCATCCTTACAGAATGCCTTAAACGAGCAGTAA
- the thiC gene encoding phosphomethylpyrimidine synthase ThiC produces the protein MEYNTQMDAARKGIVTKQMEIVARKEKMDVNRLQQLVAAGKVVIPANKNHKSLDPEGVGNGLRTKINVNIGVSKDCYNLDLELEKAKRAIELKAEAIMDLSCYGKTQEFRRRLIAMAPVMIGTVPMYDAVGMLDKELKDITVDEFFSVVERHAEDGVDFMTIHSGINRATAEKVKNNRRLTNIVSRGGSLLFAWMELNNRENPFFEYYDRLLDICERYDVTISLGDACRPGSIHDATDAAQIEELIVLGELTKRAWARNVQVMIEGPGHMAINEIAANMLLEKRLCHGAPFYVLGPIVTDVAPGYDHITSAIGGAIAAASGADFLCYVTPAEHLRLPDLEDMKEGIIASRIAAHAADIAKGIPGARDWDNAMSAARAEVNFPRMIELAIDPEKAGRYREQSQPECEDTCTMCGKMCPMKNMKKILNGEDLTIK, from the coding sequence GTGGAATACAATACTCAGATGGACGCCGCCCGCAAGGGCATTGTTACCAAACAAATGGAGATTGTGGCTCGCAAAGAAAAAATGGATGTTAACCGGCTGCAGCAACTGGTAGCTGCAGGAAAAGTTGTCATTCCCGCCAATAAAAATCACAAATCCCTGGATCCGGAAGGTGTGGGAAACGGTCTCAGGACTAAAATCAATGTCAATATTGGGGTGTCGAAAGACTGCTACAACCTTGATTTGGAGCTTGAAAAAGCAAAAAGAGCCATTGAACTCAAGGCCGAAGCCATTATGGACCTGAGTTGCTATGGCAAAACGCAGGAATTCCGTCGGCGGTTAATCGCCATGGCGCCTGTCATGATTGGTACGGTGCCTATGTATGATGCCGTCGGCATGCTGGATAAAGAATTGAAAGATATTACAGTGGATGAATTCTTCAGTGTAGTGGAACGACACGCTGAAGATGGTGTGGATTTCATGACTATCCATTCCGGTATTAACCGGGCCACTGCCGAAAAGGTGAAAAACAACAGGCGTCTAACGAATATCGTGTCCCGCGGGGGATCCTTGCTTTTTGCCTGGATGGAATTGAATAACCGGGAAAACCCCTTTTTTGAATATTATGACCGCCTCTTAGACATCTGTGAAAGGTATGATGTAACCATTAGCCTGGGAGATGCCTGCCGGCCCGGTTCCATCCACGACGCCACCGACGCGGCGCAAATTGAGGAACTGATTGTGCTGGGCGAACTGACCAAGCGGGCTTGGGCCAGGAATGTGCAAGTCATGATTGAAGGTCCCGGTCATATGGCGATTAATGAGATTGCGGCCAATATGCTCCTGGAAAAACGGCTGTGTCATGGCGCTCCCTTTTACGTTTTAGGTCCGATTGTAACCGATGTTGCGCCGGGCTACGACCATATTACCAGCGCTATCGGCGGGGCTATCGCCGCCGCCAGCGGCGCGGATTTCCTCTGCTACGTTACTCCCGCCGAACATCTGCGCCTGCCTGATCTGGAAGACATGAAAGAAGGCATAATCGCCTCCCGCATCGCGGCCCATGCCGCCGACATCGCCAAGGGAATTCCCGGCGCCCGCGACTGGGACAACGCCATGAGCGCCGCCAGGGCGGAAGTCAACTTCCCGCGTATGATTGAACTGGCTATTGATCCGGAAAAAGCCGGACGCTACCGGGAGCAATCCCAACCGGAATGTGAAGACACCTGCACTATGTGCGGCAAGATGTGCCCGATGAAGAATATGAAGAAGATTTTGAACGGGGAAGATTTGACGATAAAATAG
- a CDS encoding flavodoxin family protein has product MKICILMGSPRLEGNTAALLKPFINELSLLGATVDYIPLFNKNLKECIECFSCQRVLDSPGCIIEDDMKEIYASVLSADCLVFATPIFTWFCTPGMKAVLDRLFSCSKKYSGRTEKPLLLEGKGIALLTTCGAEISEGSDLMETALKRLAEYAHLLFKGHFSLRDINGISDFTSAAAITAAKKFAHRILGQEAETRG; this is encoded by the coding sequence GTGAAAATTTGTATATTGATGGGAAGCCCGCGGCTAGAAGGCAACACCGCTGCTTTATTAAAACCGTTCATAAACGAATTAAGTTTGTTAGGTGCAACTGTTGATTACATACCATTATTTAACAAAAATCTAAAAGAGTGTATTGAATGTTTCTCTTGTCAACGTGTTTTGGACAGTCCGGGTTGTATCATAGAAGACGATATGAAAGAAATATATGCCTCAGTATTATCTGCAGATTGTTTGGTATTTGCTACACCGATTTTTACATGGTTTTGTACTCCAGGTATGAAAGCAGTGCTGGATAGACTCTTTTCCTGCTCAAAAAAATATTCAGGCCGAACGGAGAAACCATTGCTTTTAGAGGGAAAGGGAATTGCTTTGCTAACAACTTGTGGAGCTGAAATATCAGAAGGCTCAGATTTAATGGAAACTGCGCTTAAACGATTAGCTGAATATGCCCATCTACTTTTTAAAGGTCATTTTTCTCTTCGTGATATTAATGGAATATCCGATTTTACTAGCGCAGCAGCAATTACCGCGGCAAAGAAATTCGCCCATAGAATTCTAGGGCAAGAGGCAGAGACAAGGGGCTGA
- a CDS encoding glycosyltransferase: protein MRVAHINLFDYPGGAARIGWILMNALTDRGHDAHIFAHRKTVNDPRVIAIPTPETSWQNKLLERERQRGLFDLSSTALLGVLRHPVFAQADVIHLHCINGGYFSFWLLPFLAAKPLVWTLHDPLAFTAGCYNTDFCNQWRQGMCADCPLDAQAGDGKKQRQLLQLMKGFIFRAADFTLVCPSQWLKKQTQASILKDHPVHLIYNGVDVETFKPGNRSLLRTKLGLPPDSPIIMFAAHGGFNDPRKGGRYLIEALNMLHGQYPELVLLNIGTYDKSILAGLPTRRIDMPFIEDQRLLAEFYGAADLFVAPALQEVFGLTVCEAQAAGTPVVAFAVGGIPEVVVHRETGYLAKLADSDDLARGIRTFLDDAALRERAGNAARLRVATLFSTKHMVDGYMELYNALMRGENPPVLPVASGPLPAVKTAETDMIMIADMVKEKSWSEVWQEFRQRYNRFAENESEARGIFTDQFCCNCLAALESVRQPAFWDILDTWLSCRNMPLRSGTLSAAEFGELKRFCQFLREKLDEYLAGTSLTELAALDEKWQWLLITLWRLLFLNFFSPLVLQQAGDGQGETNVAAAGWSDEKQAAGYPGLMQRSMYQPFITDKESIDVEELWNDAGIPICVKLILTFWLIHTPCYGVGEKQRQKLVNYAPVLCRAADMYLRQAKQPSIFIGLLQEMTYALWLTSYAGGNSLKVLSPFGDFVNSNMKRFFPEYPAAKPERCQTGEQGKIRIGYISRCFYSQAVSYYMMNRVIHHDRSKFEVYTFALGPTQDKVTEQFIFNSHCFKRFPDPYDIHNIAKSILGSRLDILIYADIGLEPALFMLAGLQLAPVQCALVGHGTTTGLPTIQYYISGDFEPADGQSHYREQLITLPNLGAAQYPPPFSGQALASRKDWSIPADVIVFVSCANGIKHIPERDMLLAEILKQAPNAWLILNPFYDSSGLDNRLMERIRSTAAARGVSDRLFIINPLKDAKEVMSLLAIADVQLDTFPYGGWTTNLEALYMGLPLVTQEGTMARNRWGAHMLRALGVQEGIAANESQYVEWAVRFAQDHNLRQKVKTQIVQHAKPTLFNGKEAQAAYEAVLCEIYDRHCKE, encoded by the coding sequence TTGCGTGTAGCGCATATCAATCTTTTTGATTACCCCGGGGGAGCGGCCCGCATCGGCTGGATTCTTATGAATGCCCTAACGGACCGGGGACACGACGCCCATATTTTTGCCCACCGTAAAACCGTCAATGATCCCCGGGTCATAGCCATACCCACGCCGGAGACTTCCTGGCAGAATAAACTTTTGGAGCGGGAAAGGCAGCGGGGGTTGTTTGATCTAAGTTCCACCGCCCTCCTGGGCGTACTGAGACACCCTGTTTTTGCGCAGGCGGATGTGATACATTTGCACTGCATCAATGGGGGATATTTCTCATTCTGGCTGTTACCCTTCCTGGCTGCTAAACCCCTGGTATGGACGTTGCATGATCCTCTCGCCTTTACTGCCGGCTGCTATAACACCGATTTCTGCAATCAATGGCGGCAGGGAATGTGCGCCGATTGTCCGCTTGATGCGCAGGCAGGAGACGGCAAGAAGCAGCGGCAACTGCTGCAATTGATGAAAGGTTTTATCTTTCGGGCCGCGGATTTTACTCTGGTGTGCCCATCCCAGTGGTTGAAAAAGCAAACTCAGGCCAGCATTTTGAAGGACCATCCTGTGCATTTGATTTACAACGGTGTGGATGTGGAGACCTTTAAGCCGGGAAACCGGTCTTTATTGCGGACCAAACTGGGATTGCCCCCGGATAGTCCGATTATTATGTTTGCCGCTCATGGCGGGTTTAACGATCCGCGCAAAGGAGGCCGATATTTAATTGAAGCTCTCAATATGCTCCATGGCCAATATCCGGAACTGGTGCTGCTGAATATAGGCACTTATGATAAATCCATTTTGGCAGGACTGCCGACACGCCGCATTGATATGCCATTCATTGAGGATCAACGGCTCCTGGCGGAATTCTATGGGGCGGCGGATTTATTTGTGGCGCCGGCTTTGCAGGAAGTGTTCGGTTTGACGGTATGTGAAGCTCAGGCAGCCGGTACGCCGGTTGTTGCTTTTGCTGTCGGCGGCATACCGGAGGTGGTTGTTCACCGGGAAACAGGGTATCTGGCAAAACTGGCCGACAGTGATGATTTGGCGAGGGGAATCCGTACTTTTCTGGACGATGCCGCCTTGCGGGAACGGGCCGGCAATGCGGCCCGGCTCAGAGTTGCCACCCTGTTCAGCACCAAGCACATGGTGGATGGTTATATGGAGCTTTATAACGCATTGATGCGCGGCGAAAATCCGCCGGTGTTGCCCGTTGCGTCCGGGCCGCTCCCGGCGGTAAAAACGGCAGAGACGGATATGATTATGATCGCCGATATGGTTAAGGAAAAAAGCTGGAGTGAGGTATGGCAAGAGTTCCGCCAACGCTACAACCGGTTTGCGGAAAACGAGTCTGAAGCCCGGGGAATCTTTACGGACCAGTTTTGTTGCAATTGTTTGGCGGCGCTTGAATCTGTTCGCCAACCTGCTTTCTGGGATATTCTGGATACCTGGCTTTCCTGCCGGAATATGCCGCTGCGTTCCGGTACCCTGTCTGCCGCCGAGTTCGGTGAACTGAAGCGGTTCTGCCAATTCTTACGGGAAAAGCTGGATGAGTATTTAGCCGGTACATCCCTGACGGAACTGGCGGCGTTGGATGAAAAATGGCAGTGGCTGCTTATCACGCTATGGCGTCTTTTATTTCTGAATTTTTTCTCCCCGCTGGTGTTGCAGCAAGCCGGTGACGGCCAAGGGGAAACAAACGTTGCGGCCGCCGGCTGGAGTGATGAAAAACAAGCTGCCGGCTATCCGGGATTGATGCAACGCAGCATGTATCAGCCTTTTATTACCGACAAGGAGTCCATTGATGTGGAAGAGTTGTGGAATGATGCCGGCATACCGATTTGTGTGAAATTGATATTAACATTCTGGCTGATTCATACTCCCTGTTACGGCGTCGGGGAGAAACAGCGGCAAAAGCTGGTTAACTACGCGCCGGTTTTATGCCGGGCGGCCGATATGTATTTGCGGCAGGCAAAGCAGCCCAGTATTTTTATTGGCCTATTACAGGAAATGACCTATGCTTTATGGCTGACCTCTTATGCCGGCGGGAACAGCCTCAAAGTCCTGTCCCCCTTCGGTGATTTTGTCAACAGCAATATGAAACGGTTTTTTCCTGAATACCCGGCCGCCAAGCCTGAGCGGTGTCAAACCGGTGAGCAGGGGAAGATCAGGATCGGGTATATTTCCCGCTGTTTTTACAGTCAGGCCGTAAGCTACTATATGATGAACCGGGTTATTCACCATGACCGGTCGAAGTTTGAAGTCTATACCTTCGCCCTGGGACCCACTCAGGACAAAGTAACCGAACAGTTCATTTTTAATAGCCATTGTTTTAAGCGTTTTCCCGACCCTTATGATATCCATAACATTGCCAAATCCATTCTCGGCAGCCGGCTTGATATCCTGATTTATGCTGACATTGGTTTGGAACCGGCTCTATTTATGCTGGCGGGACTTCAACTGGCGCCGGTGCAGTGCGCCCTGGTCGGTCATGGCACCACAACCGGCCTGCCTACCATTCAATATTATATCAGCGGGGATTTTGAACCGGCGGACGGACAAAGCCATTACCGGGAACAACTCATCACCTTGCCCAATTTGGGGGCGGCCCAATATCCGCCGCCATTTTCCGGGCAGGCTCTTGCCAGCCGTAAAGACTGGAGTATACCGGCGGACGTGATAGTTTTTGTATCGTGCGCCAACGGCATCAAGCATATCCCGGAGCGGGATATGCTGCTGGCGGAAATTTTAAAGCAAGCGCCTAATGCCTGGTTGATTCTAAACCCCTTCTACGACTCTTCCGGGCTTGATAACCGGCTGATGGAACGGATTCGGAGCACGGCGGCGGCCCGGGGGGTAAGCGACCGGTTGTTTATCATCAATCCCCTAAAAGATGCCAAAGAGGTCATGTCCCTCTTGGCAATTGCCGATGTCCAGCTGGATACCTTTCCCTATGGCGGCTGGACCACCAATTTGGAAGCGTTATACATGGGGCTGCCGCTTGTTACCCAGGAAGGGACCATGGCCCGCAACCGCTGGGGAGCCCACATGCTGAGAGCCCTGGGAGTGCAGGAAGGGATTGCCGCTAACGAAAGTCAGTACGTGGAATGGGCAGTCCGCTTTGCCCAGGACCACAACCTGCGCCAAAAAGTCAAAACCCAAATTGTCCAGCACGCCAAGCCCACCCTGTTTAACGGAAAAGAAGCCCAGGCAGCCTACGAGGCGGTTTTATGCGAAATATATGACAGGCACTGTAAAGAGTAA
- a CDS encoding TetR/AcrR family transcriptional regulator: protein MGRSKEFDTTLVLHKAMEVFGHYGYEGTSLQNLLDGLGIARQSLYDTYGTKRELFISAVKYYMNEKTDAVISCLERTGSVKEAIADIIHQIAAVLKDELRQKECFILYSAIDQVPHDPDIAAFFKQDMARLEQAFYKALVRAQKQGEISDRQDPLALARFLNHARYSLTQTAKLTSNPEVLDDIAVVILSTLDY from the coding sequence ATGGGCAGGAGCAAGGAATTCGATACAACGCTTGTGCTGCACAAGGCTATGGAGGTATTTGGCCACTATGGTTATGAAGGTACTTCGCTGCAAAATTTACTCGATGGGTTAGGTATAGCCCGCCAAAGCCTATATGATACGTATGGAACCAAAAGAGAGCTCTTTATTTCGGCAGTGAAATATTATATGAATGAGAAAACCGATGCCGTCATTTCCTGTCTGGAACGCACTGGTTCAGTGAAGGAAGCCATTGCCGATATCATTCATCAGATTGCAGCCGTTCTGAAGGATGAACTGCGCCAGAAGGAATGCTTTATTTTGTACAGTGCCATTGATCAAGTCCCTCACGATCCGGACATCGCAGCGTTTTTCAAACAAGATATGGCGCGTTTGGAGCAAGCTTTTTATAAAGCATTGGTGCGCGCCCAAAAACAGGGTGAAATCAGTGACCGTCAGGATCCCCTTGCCCTTGCCCGATTTTTGAATCATGCGCGGTATTCGTTAACCCAGACTGCTAAATTAACCTCGAATCCGGAAGTTTTGGACGATATTGCAGTTGTCATACTCTCTACGCTTGACTATTAA
- a CDS encoding NmrA family NAD(P)-binding protein: MTNSGKILVTGGRGKTGSRIAKRLTDLGYAVRTADRGTPAPGSTNKHVTFDWFDETTHEPALKNVDKIYLVGPVAVMDPSKIVLPFVARAVKAGVRRVVLLSSASVPEGGPVFGKVHQALRQLVPEWVVLRPSYFMQNFTEGHHGAQINSDGTMITATGSGRVGFVDADDIAEVGVRALIDEQSHNTDHVITGPQSLSYAEAGEIIGAIAGRTIKHVNISTEELAAGMMKLEMGEDYARFLAGLDEAIRLHSTEDQVTDTVEHITGRPPRSLHDFAVAHASYWKQK, translated from the coding sequence ATGACTAACAGCGGTAAAATTCTAGTAACAGGCGGAAGAGGCAAAACGGGAAGCCGTATAGCGAAAAGACTTACAGATCTCGGTTATGCCGTTCGTACGGCCGACCGCGGCACTCCCGCACCAGGCAGCACAAATAAGCATGTGACTTTCGATTGGTTTGATGAAACAACACACGAACCGGCTTTGAAAAACGTGGATAAAATTTATTTGGTTGGTCCGGTTGCAGTCATGGATCCATCCAAGATAGTATTGCCGTTTGTGGCGAGGGCTGTGAAGGCAGGCGTGCGCCGAGTAGTTTTGCTCAGCAGCGCTTCTGTGCCTGAAGGCGGACCGGTGTTTGGCAAGGTGCATCAGGCACTCCGCCAGCTTGTGCCGGAGTGGGTGGTATTGCGGCCTTCTTACTTTATGCAAAATTTCACTGAGGGTCATCACGGAGCTCAAATTAACAGTGACGGGACGATGATTACCGCTACAGGATCGGGTCGGGTTGGATTCGTTGATGCCGACGATATTGCCGAGGTTGGAGTAAGAGCGCTGATTGACGAACAATCTCATAATACCGATCATGTCATCACAGGTCCTCAATCCCTTAGTTACGCGGAAGCTGGTGAAATCATCGGGGCGATTGCTGGGCGAACCATCAAACATGTGAATATCAGCACGGAAGAGCTGGCGGCCGGGATGATGAAATTGGAGATGGGCGAAGACTACGCCCGTTTTCTCGCAGGATTGGATGAAGCGATCAGACTTCACAGTACCGAAGACCAGGTTACGGATACAGTTGAACATATAACCGGACGACCGCCCAGGTCTCTGCATGATTTCGCCGTTGCGCACGCCTCCTATTGGAAACAAAAATGA
- a CDS encoding O-linked N-acetylglucosamine transferase family protein, translating into MRGLRVVHIDFSDSQSGGTGIARTLMEAMTALGHDTALFSQHSRPGDPRFIPVSGLQSGWRQQLLAEEKRKGLFDLYSAAVLDILEHPSFAQADIVHLHSVNAGFSFLLLPFLTAKTMVWSLQDTYAFTAGCYHTDYCDYWRQGWCTHCPEGDKGEGSKACKLVQYLKGFSFQLSDFTIVCPTKWLKDQVAASILQEHDIRLIRNGVDGKAFQPGDRAFFRTQLGLPLDRPVLLCDCHGITDWVREAYWANTALRKVCAAFPDLVLLNLGGTDHSTNSTNSSLAGLPVSHIDIPVAVDRRQLAAHYGAADVFLALNRRQNATLAVCEAMACGTPVVALAAGGMAELVVHGETGYLAQLGDSKQLAEGINCFLGNAARRQQAGTAARKKAVEAFGAGTMVDGYLALYEELGRKPPPSVGRPDGKKKAPAVSAGEEYDFHQIAAMIAEQGWGCVWQEFGRQYNSYKGQSATQRAIFTDKFFRHCLLLLKDVGNPVFWDIMEKWYGYRKMPLRNGNLPDDEYQALLEFCRSLREKLRQYFERTSVEHVTQLTEEQQWLLITLWRSVFLNPFAPQNLEAENNQEKEEDGDRGYHLANWYPGLLVTSLYQPFAGGTAALKAGDVWNASFLPFFAKMVFTFWMINTPYFSGRETQRQKFLTCATDLCREALNHVQHRLPSVFVALVQEFVANYWSISYLGGNNIQSLSAFGDLISTHMQHYFPRYAALNFSDRKPGAGRKIRVGYISRNFYSQAVSYYMVNRLIHHDKNRFEVYTFALGDTHDEISELFVKHSDRFQRFNNLYDVPAIAQSITDSELDILIYTDIGMDPATYMLAGLQLAPVQCALVGHGTTTGLPTIQYYISGDFEPADAAAHYREKLVRLPNLGAAQYPPPFGRQKILSRQAWNIPADMVVFVSCANGIKHVAGRDYIFAEILKQADNAWIILKPCHSANVDQRLVRRIMNAAKEAGVDNRLFVVPPLPFVSSLLAVADIQLDTYPYGGWTTNMEALYVGLPVVTQEGDMARSRWGAYMLRALGINEGIAANEGEYIQWAVRFAQNAQLRRSVKQRIKERARDVLFNGSAAQAAYEEALAQMIEQ; encoded by the coding sequence ATGAGGGGTTTGCGGGTAGTCCACATAGACTTCTCTGACAGTCAAAGCGGGGGAACCGGTATTGCCAGGACCCTCATGGAAGCCATGACGGCTTTGGGCCATGACACGGCCCTGTTTTCCCAACACAGTAGGCCGGGTGATCCTCGCTTTATACCGGTTTCCGGTCTTCAATCCGGCTGGCGGCAGCAACTTTTAGCCGAGGAAAAGCGTAAAGGCTTGTTTGATTTGTATTCCGCCGCTGTCCTAGACATCCTTGAGCATCCTTCATTTGCCCAAGCTGATATTGTACATTTGCATTCTGTCAATGCCGGCTTTTCTTTCTTACTGCTGCCATTTCTGACCGCCAAGACGATGGTATGGTCATTGCAGGATACTTATGCTTTTACTGCCGGCTGTTATCACACTGATTATTGCGATTACTGGCGGCAAGGCTGGTGTACCCACTGTCCGGAAGGCGACAAAGGCGAAGGGAGTAAAGCTTGCAAGCTGGTACAGTATTTAAAGGGATTTTCTTTTCAATTGTCCGATTTTACCATAGTATGCCCCACCAAGTGGCTAAAAGATCAGGTGGCGGCAAGCATCCTGCAGGAACATGACATCCGGCTCATACGGAATGGCGTAGATGGGAAAGCGTTTCAGCCGGGTGACAGAGCATTTTTTCGCACCCAACTAGGTCTGCCCTTGGATCGGCCGGTGCTTTTGTGCGATTGCCACGGCATCACCGATTGGGTCCGGGAAGCCTATTGGGCCAATACGGCCCTGCGTAAAGTATGTGCGGCGTTTCCGGATTTGGTGCTGCTAAACCTGGGCGGAACTGATCATTCAACCAATTCGACCAATTCAAGCTTGGCCGGACTGCCGGTTTCCCATATTGACATACCCGTTGCCGTTGACCGACGGCAATTGGCGGCGCATTACGGGGCCGCCGACGTGTTCCTGGCTCTAAACCGCCGGCAAAATGCAACTTTGGCAGTTTGCGAGGCTATGGCCTGCGGTACGCCGGTAGTTGCCCTGGCCGCCGGCGGGATGGCCGAACTTGTTGTCCATGGGGAAACAGGATATCTGGCGCAGCTGGGAGACAGTAAACAATTGGCTGAAGGCATCAACTGTTTTCTCGGCAATGCTGCTCGGCGGCAACAGGCAGGGACCGCAGCCAGGAAGAAAGCGGTGGAAGCCTTTGGCGCCGGGACAATGGTTGACGGCTATCTTGCTTTGTACGAGGAGTTGGGACGGAAGCCGCCGCCTTCCGTCGGACGACCGGATGGTAAGAAAAAAGCGCCGGCGGTTTCCGCGGGGGAAGAGTATGATTTCCATCAGATAGCGGCGATGATTGCGGAACAGGGCTGGGGCTGCGTTTGGCAGGAGTTTGGCCGGCAGTACAATAGTTATAAAGGCCAGTCGGCGACTCAGCGCGCGATTTTTACCGACAAGTTTTTCCGGCATTGCCTCTTGCTGCTCAAGGACGTCGGCAATCCGGTTTTCTGGGATATCATGGAAAAGTGGTATGGCTATCGTAAAATGCCGCTCCGCAATGGGAACTTGCCTGATGATGAATATCAGGCCCTCCTAGAGTTTTGCCGTTCCCTAAGGGAAAAACTCAGGCAGTATTTTGAGCGAACTTCGGTGGAGCATGTTACCCAATTGACCGAGGAGCAGCAGTGGCTGCTGATTACATTATGGCGCAGCGTTTTCTTGAACCCCTTTGCGCCGCAGAATCTTGAAGCCGAAAATAACCAAGAGAAGGAAGAAGATGGTGACAGGGGGTATCATCTGGCAAACTGGTATCCGGGTCTCCTGGTAACCAGCCTGTACCAGCCCTTCGCCGGCGGGACCGCAGCTTTAAAAGCCGGGGATGTTTGGAACGCGTCTTTTCTTCCTTTTTTTGCTAAAATGGTTTTTACTTTTTGGATGATTAATACTCCTTACTTCAGTGGGCGGGAAACCCAGCGGCAAAAATTCCTAACCTGCGCCACCGACTTGTGCCGGGAAGCTTTGAACCATGTTCAGCACCGGCTGCCAAGCGTTTTTGTCGCCTTGGTGCAGGAATTCGTCGCCAATTATTGGAGCATTTCATATTTGGGCGGTAATAACATCCAATCGTTGTCCGCTTTTGGTGATCTGATTTCAACTCATATGCAACATTATTTTCCCCGCTATGCCGCTTTGAATTTTAGTGACCGGAAACCCGGCGCCGGCCGCAAAATCCGCGTAGGTTATATTTCCCGTAATTTTTACAGTCAGGCGGTCAGTTATTATATGGTTAACCGTCTCATTCATCATGATAAAAATCGATTTGAGGTATATACCTTTGCTTTGGGGGATACCCACGATGAGATTAGCGAGCTTTTTGTCAAGCATAGTGACCGGTTTCAGCGTTTCAACAATCTGTATGACGTGCCTGCTATTGCCCAGAGTATTACGGACAGTGAGCTGGATATTCTTATTTACACCGACATTGGTATGGACCCGGCCACCTATATGCTGGCCGGACTCCAACTGGCGCCTGTGCAGTGCGCCCTGGTCGGGCACGGGACCACTACCGGGCTGCCGACAATTCAGTATTATATCAGTGGCGATTTTGAACCGGCGGACGCTGCGGCTCATTACCGGGAAAAGCTGGTGAGACTGCCCAACCTGGGGGCGGCCCAATATCCGCCGCCTTTTGGGCGTCAGAAAATTCTTTCCCGGCAAGCCTGGAACATACCGGCAGATATGGTGGTATTCGTTTCCTGCGCCAACGGAATCAAGCATGTTGCCGGACGGGACTACATTTTTGCCGAAATATTGAAACAGGCGGACAATGCCTGGATCATACTCAAGCCGTGCCATTCAGCAAATGTTGACCAGCGGCTTGTCCGGCGGATTATGAATGCGGCCAAGGAGGCGGGGGTTGACAACAGGCTGTTTGTCGTGCCGCCATTACCCTTTGTTTCCTCCTTGCTGGCTGTCGCCGATATACAATTGGATACTTACCCTTATGGCGGCTGGACTACCAATATGGAAGCGTTGTACGTGGGATTGCCCGTTGTTACGCAGGAGGGAGATATGGCGCGCAGCCGCTGGGGGGCTTATATGCTGAGAGCATTGGGAATTAACGAGGGCATTGCCGCCAATGAGGGTGAATACATTCAGTGGGCGGTAAGGTTTGCTCAGAATGCACAACTGCGTCGCAGTGTAAAACAGAGAATTAAGGAAAGAGCCAGAGATGTGCTGTTCAATGGTTCTGCGGCGCAAGCGGCTTATGAAGAGGCGCTTGCGCAGATGATTGAGCAATAG